CTACGGGGATGGTGATACGGCCTGTTCCGCATGCCAGTTCAAGAACCGGCTCGCCGTATTTTTTAATTTGTTTTAAATAAAACGGAATATCTTCTGTAAAATTCCTGTTTTCCAAATCATAATGCCGTCCGTCATTATAAAGATCTTCGCAATCTATAGGTTCCATATCTTTCCTCCTTTTTTCTTTGCATTACAAATTCTTTTGCTGTGTCGTTATGTTTTAGAGCAAATGTTCCAGTAGTATCTTCATTCCGATGCCGACTAATATAAGCCCTCCTGCGATTTCAACTTTTTTCCCAAATAAATTTCCCAATCTATCCCCTATAAAAACGCCGTTAAATGATAAAATAAATGTTGTTATTCCAATTATTATTATAGGGATTACGATGGAAACGTTTAGCAGTGCGAAACTTACCCCAATGACCAATGCATCAATACTTGTAGCAACGGATAAACCCAGCAGGACATAAATATTTAAAGGATTTATTATCTTCCTTCCTTGCTCTTCTTTCATTGCTTCGTAAATCATTTTGCATCCTATAAGGCTCAGGAGTATAAAAGCTATCCAGTGGTCTACTCCTGATATCAAATATTTTAATCTGATACCTAAAAGCCATCCGACCAAAGGCATAAAGGCCTGAAAAAATCCAAAGAACAATGCAATCTTCAGGGAATTGTTTACCTTCAAGTTTTTTATTGCTATTCCGCTGGAAATCGAAGCCGCAAACGCATCCATTGCCAATCCGATTGCTATAGCCACTATGGTGATTATATTC
The genomic region above belongs to Caldisericota bacterium and contains:
- a CDS encoding manganese efflux pump MntP family protein; protein product: MNIITIVAIAIGLAMDAFAASISSGIAIKNLKVNNSLKIALFFGFFQAFMPLVGWLLGIRLKYLISGVDHWIAFILLSLIGCKMIYEAMKEEQGRKIINPLNIYVLLGLSVATSIDALVIGVSFALLNVSIVIPIIIIGITTFILSFNGVFIGDRLGNLFGKKVEIAGGLILVGIGMKILLEHLL